Proteins encoded in a region of the Deefgea piscis genome:
- a CDS encoding M23 family metallopeptidase, whose translation MKRILPQSFTKVRATSALSTQASWQKRHLAWLTAAVFLPLSLMVTAYGVVEYGPSEPVNVRQVTQQLITPTIVSAQSDTPFWREEIIQTGDGLGKLFNKLSINDNQAWEFIRTDPSAKVLYELSAGRLIRAQTTPDGRLLQMSYLNKAGNLIQVIRDGEQLRTQIAPAVTEKYTQQKSGTISSSFYGATDAIGLPDEVAQQLIEAFEQKVDFHNSLKAGDHFSVIYEVEKSGGEDLRTGRILAAQFTNNGQKHEIYWFAGAGIEGAYFDQNGETSGQSFLSSPVKFSRISSGFSRRFHPVLFKWKSHKGVDYAAPTGTPIYSAADGVVTRVTRDAGYGKFIEIKHGDQYSTLYAHLSAFAKGLKPGQSIKKGEVIGAVGRTGRVTGPHLHYEFKVKGTQVNPLTLKLPNSKPLNATQLAQFKPQMLRTKQQLALLSKVELAKLD comes from the coding sequence ATGAAACGGATTTTACCGCAATCATTCACCAAGGTGCGCGCCACTAGTGCGCTTTCGACGCAAGCATCTTGGCAAAAAAGACATTTAGCATGGTTGACAGCAGCCGTGTTTTTACCCCTAAGCTTGATGGTCACCGCTTACGGCGTGGTTGAGTACGGCCCGAGTGAGCCGGTTAATGTGCGCCAAGTCACACAACAGCTCATTACCCCCACGATTGTCTCAGCACAAAGTGACACCCCATTCTGGCGTGAAGAAATCATTCAAACCGGCGACGGGCTGGGTAAATTGTTTAATAAGCTATCGATCAACGACAACCAAGCATGGGAATTTATTCGCACCGACCCCAGTGCCAAAGTGTTGTACGAGCTGTCTGCTGGGCGTTTGATTCGCGCGCAAACCACGCCTGACGGCCGTTTATTACAAATGAGCTACCTCAACAAGGCCGGCAATTTGATTCAAGTGATTCGCGATGGCGAGCAACTGCGCACTCAAATCGCCCCCGCCGTTACCGAGAAATACACGCAGCAAAAATCCGGCACCATTAGCAGCTCTTTTTATGGTGCAACCGACGCGATCGGCCTACCCGATGAAGTCGCCCAGCAATTGATCGAAGCATTTGAGCAAAAAGTCGACTTCCATAACAGCCTGAAAGCGGGAGATCATTTTTCGGTCATTTACGAAGTTGAAAAAAGTGGCGGCGAAGATTTACGCACCGGGCGGATTTTAGCCGCGCAATTTACCAATAACGGCCAAAAGCACGAGATTTACTGGTTTGCCGGCGCGGGAATTGAAGGCGCTTATTTTGATCAAAATGGTGAAACCTCAGGGCAAAGCTTTTTGTCTTCCCCAGTAAAATTCTCACGGATTAGCTCAGGATTTTCTCGCCGTTTCCATCCGGTATTGTTTAAATGGAAATCACACAAAGGCGTAGATTACGCCGCACCAACTGGCACGCCCATTTACAGTGCGGCCGACGGCGTAGTAACGCGAGTGACTCGCGATGCTGGCTACGGTAAATTTATCGAGATAAAGCATGGCGACCAATACAGCACGCTGTATGCGCATTTATCGGCTTTTGCCAAAGGGCTAAAACCCGGACAAAGCATTAAAAAAGGTGAAGTGATTGGCGCAGTAGGCCGCACCGGCCGCGTCACTGGGCCACATTTGCATTACGAATTCAAAGTCAAAGGCACGCAAGTTAATCCTTTAACCTTGAAGCTACCCAATAGCAAACCACTCAATGCGACACAATTGGCGCAATTTAAACCACAAATGCTGCGCACAAAGCAACAATTGGCGCTGCTGAGCAAGGTAGAATTGGCCAAATTGGATTAA
- a CDS encoding class I SAM-dependent methyltransferase has product MNAIPEIRAGQSIELLKALHILTRDGKLNQDSRRKLKQVYHLFNFIEPLLKSTLADHENVTLVDHGAGKSYLGFIIYDLFFKDKPAGHIYGTEFRSELVQKSRELAQLCGFERMTFLDMLVENAASAKEMPAQIDIVTALHACDTATDDAIKFGLEKNARHMVLVPCCQAEVASVLRKHKSKALASTPLAEMWRHPIHTREFGSQLTNVLRCLQLQANGYQVTVTELVGWEHSMKNELIIASQSKDAPRKQAREKIAQILAETNLADMTGRFLY; this is encoded by the coding sequence ATGAACGCCATTCCAGAAATTCGCGCTGGCCAATCGATTGAGCTATTAAAAGCGCTGCATATTCTCACTCGCGATGGCAAGCTAAACCAAGATAGTCGACGTAAGCTTAAACAGGTTTACCACTTGTTTAACTTTATTGAGCCCTTGCTAAAATCAACGCTGGCTGATCATGAAAATGTCACTTTGGTTGATCATGGCGCAGGCAAGTCTTACTTGGGTTTTATTATTTATGATTTGTTTTTTAAAGATAAACCGGCAGGCCATATTTACGGCACGGAATTTCGCTCTGAATTAGTGCAAAAATCGCGCGAACTGGCCCAGCTTTGTGGGTTTGAACGCATGACTTTTTTGGATATGTTGGTAGAAAATGCCGCCAGCGCCAAAGAAATGCCAGCGCAAATCGACATCGTGACTGCGTTGCACGCTTGTGATACCGCAACTGACGATGCCATTAAATTTGGCCTAGAAAAAAACGCTCGCCACATGGTGTTGGTGCCGTGTTGCCAAGCTGAAGTCGCCAGTGTGCTGCGTAAACACAAAAGCAAAGCCTTAGCGAGTACGCCGCTGGCGGAAATGTGGCGCCACCCCATTCATACTCGCGAATTTGGTAGTCAACTCACCAATGTGCTGCGCTGCCTGCAGCTACAAGCCAATGGCTATCAAGTGACAGTGACCGAACTGGTCGGTTGGGAGCACTCAATGAAAAACGAGCTCATTATCGCCAGCCAAAGCAAAGATGCCCCGCGCAAACAAGCCCGAGAAAAAATCGCACAGATTCTGGCGGAAACAAATTTGGCTGATATGACTGGTCGGTTCTTGTATTGA